Proteins encoded by one window of Rubrobacter indicoceani:
- a CDS encoding acetamidase/formamidase family protein — translation MAHTHYFDPDTVHYRWSRNYRPELTISSGDTVVFETREVSDGQIGPGSDASALDLFDWDRIYPLCGPVAIEGAEPGDILEVEMLDLQTRGWGWTAVIPGTGLLPEDFPEAHLRVFDLTNGDYTMFRDDIRIPIEPFFGTMGVCHAGDEELPVMPPGPFGGNLDTRHLTKGSILRLPVQMAGALFSCGDAHAAQGDGEVCVTGIECPMFAALRFNLVKTGGQSIPAPQFMVPGSLVKPEVEAGGWYATMGVNTDLMEASRDAVRAMISHLTETYDMSPEDAYLLSSLVVDLKISEVVDAPNWIVSAYLPLAIFR, via the coding sequence GTGGCGCACACGCATTATTTCGACCCGGACACGGTTCACTACCGCTGGAGCAGAAACTACAGGCCGGAGCTGACGATCTCGAGCGGCGACACCGTCGTGTTCGAGACGCGGGAGGTCTCGGACGGCCAGATAGGGCCGGGCTCCGACGCAAGCGCGCTCGACCTCTTTGACTGGGACCGCATCTACCCTCTGTGCGGCCCCGTCGCCATAGAAGGGGCCGAGCCGGGCGATATCCTTGAAGTCGAGATGCTCGACCTTCAGACCCGGGGCTGGGGCTGGACCGCCGTAATACCCGGTACGGGCCTTCTGCCGGAAGATTTCCCCGAGGCTCATCTGAGGGTCTTTGACCTGACAAACGGCGACTACACGATGTTCCGGGACGACATCAGGATCCCCATCGAACCGTTCTTCGGCACGATGGGCGTCTGCCACGCCGGGGATGAGGAGCTTCCCGTGATGCCACCCGGCCCGTTCGGCGGTAACCTCGACACCCGACACCTCACGAAAGGGAGCATCCTCCGGCTTCCGGTACAGATGGCGGGCGCGCTGTTCTCCTGCGGCGACGCCCACGCCGCTCAGGGCGACGGCGAGGTCTGCGTAACCGGAATAGAATGCCCGATGTTCGCCGCGCTCCGCTTCAACCTCGTAAAAACGGGCGGGCAGTCGATCCCCGCGCCGCAGTTCATGGTCCCGGGCTCGCTTGTAAAACCCGAGGTAGAGGCCGGCGGCTGGTACGCGACGATGGGCGTGAACACCGACTTGATGGAGGCATCAAGGGACGCCGTAAGGGCTATGATCTCCCACCTCACGGAGACCTACGATATGTCCCCGGAAGACGCATACCTCCTGTCGAGCCTCGTCGTGGACCTGAAGATAAGCGAGGTCGTGGACGCCCCGAACTGGATCGTCTCGGCGTACCTGCCCCTGGCTATTTTCCGCTAG
- a CDS encoding thioredoxin domain-containing protein yields MPNRLADETSPYLLQHRNNPVDWYPWGEEALAKSKAEGKPILLSVGYSSCHWCHVMERESFEDDATADVMNRHFINIKVDREERPDIDSIYMSALQAMTRSGGWPMTVFLTPEGAPFYAGTYFPPTPRQGLPSFTQLLTTLADAYENRRDEVLESADKVREFLEASTSGQLPKTALNRSILDAAASALTGNTDRVNGGFGDAPKFPQAMNVEVLLRHHARTGDADSLAAAEVTLQKMASGGIYDHLGGGFARYAVDARWLVPHFEKMLYDNALLTRLYTEAYQLTKNKNYLRVAQETTDYVLRDLTDSGTGGFYSAEDADSEGVEGKFYVWDLRELTEALDPDELEAAVAYYNVTERGNFEGRNILNVKRGRPEVAATLGISEEDLDLRLGSAKEKLLIVRERRVRPGLDDKTLAAWNGLMLRSVALLAAVTGRSDYLEAARRNATFLVEKMKSDVTLLRSYKDGEARISGYLEDYAMVADGLLALFEADGDVRWLNEAVALADAMNGLFWDKDLNAFFDTPEGHEELITRPRDFYDSATPSGNSVAAEVLLRLALLTSRADYRERGEAVLEGVSGAMEQLPAAFGRALAALDFHLASPREVVIVGGGEDAERLRRAAYSVYLPNSVFALAGEDPEEASKLVPLLENRPLRGGRATAYICEGYVCQQPTTDADEMLGQLTA; encoded by the coding sequence ATGCCGAACCGCCTCGCCGACGAGACCAGCCCGTACCTTCTGCAGCACAGGAACAATCCCGTTGACTGGTACCCCTGGGGCGAGGAAGCCCTTGCAAAGTCAAAGGCCGAGGGCAAGCCCATCCTGCTCTCCGTCGGCTACTCCTCCTGCCACTGGTGCCACGTAATGGAGCGCGAATCCTTTGAGGACGATGCGACCGCCGACGTAATGAACCGGCATTTTATAAACATAAAGGTGGACCGTGAGGAACGCCCGGACATAGACTCTATCTACATGTCCGCCCTGCAGGCTATGACGCGCTCGGGCGGTTGGCCCATGACGGTCTTTCTCACCCCCGAAGGCGCGCCGTTCTACGCCGGGACGTACTTTCCCCCGACCCCGCGCCAGGGTCTGCCGTCGTTTACGCAGCTTCTCACGACTCTTGCAGACGCCTACGAAAACCGCCGGGATGAAGTGCTCGAGAGCGCGGACAAAGTCCGCGAGTTTCTTGAAGCTTCAACGAGCGGACAGCTTCCGAAGACCGCGCTGAACCGGTCCATCCTCGACGCGGCGGCGAGCGCCCTGACCGGGAACACCGACCGGGTGAACGGTGGTTTCGGGGACGCACCGAAGTTCCCGCAGGCGATGAACGTCGAGGTGCTGCTGCGCCATCACGCAAGAACGGGCGACGCGGACTCGCTTGCGGCGGCGGAGGTAACGCTGCAGAAAATGGCTTCGGGCGGCATCTACGACCACCTCGGCGGTGGTTTCGCCCGGTACGCCGTCGATGCCCGATGGCTTGTCCCGCACTTCGAGAAGATGCTCTACGACAACGCCCTGCTGACCCGCCTCTACACCGAGGCATATCAGCTGACGAAAAACAAGAACTACCTCCGCGTGGCGCAGGAGACGACCGATTACGTGCTGCGCGACCTCACGGACTCCGGGACGGGCGGCTTCTACTCCGCCGAAGACGCCGACTCCGAGGGCGTGGAGGGGAAGTTCTACGTCTGGGATCTCCGCGAGCTTACCGAGGCGCTCGACCCCGACGAACTCGAAGCCGCCGTCGCGTACTACAACGTAACCGAGCGCGGCAACTTCGAAGGCAGGAACATACTCAACGTCAAGCGCGGCAGGCCCGAGGTCGCCGCGACGCTCGGCATCTCCGAAGAAGACCTTGACTTGCGGCTCGGCTCCGCAAAAGAGAAACTGCTGATCGTCCGCGAGCGTCGCGTCCGGCCCGGACTCGACGATAAGACCCTTGCCGCGTGGAACGGTCTGATGCTCCGCTCCGTCGCGCTGCTCGCCGCCGTAACCGGACGGTCGGATTACCTTGAAGCCGCCCGCCGGAACGCGACCTTTCTCGTCGAGAAGATGAAATCCGACGTGACGCTGCTGCGCTCCTACAAAGACGGCGAGGCGAGAATCTCCGGCTACCTAGAAGATTACGCGATGGTCGCCGACGGGCTGCTCGCGCTCTTTGAGGCCGACGGCGACGTGCGCTGGCTGAACGAAGCCGTCGCCCTCGCCGACGCGATGAACGGGCTGTTCTGGGATAAGGACCTGAACGCCTTCTTCGACACCCCGGAGGGCCACGAAGAGCTTATAACCCGCCCGAGAGACTTCTACGACAGCGCGACCCCCTCGGGCAACTCCGTCGCCGCCGAGGTTCTGCTGCGCCTCGCGCTGCTGACCAGCCGCGCGGATTACCGCGAGCGCGGCGAGGCGGTCCTTGAAGGCGTAAGCGGCGCGATGGAGCAGCTCCCGGCGGCCTTCGGGCGCGCCCTCGCCGCTCTTGACTTCCACCTCGCAAGCCCCCGCGAGGTCGTTATAGTCGGGGGCGGAGAGGACGCGGAGAGGCTGCGCCGGGCGGCGTACTCCGTGTACCTCCCGAACAGCGTCTTCGCCCTCGCCGGGGAAGACCCCGAAGAGGCCTCGAAGCTCGTGCCGCTCCTTGAAAATCGTCCGCTCAGGGGAGGCCGGGCGACGGCGTACATCTGCGAAGGCTACGTCTGCCAGCAGCCGACCACCGACGCGGACGAGATGCTCGGGCAACTCACGGCCTGA
- a CDS encoding sortase: MSRLPGDPLLRAGMVGFGLALAFGVGVLLYGVFVLGGPEEPVSAAGQTDEPTFSPLELREPEPVSVLREPSPAGDTGASSIALPGDPEPPEEPPPEPTTASVAQSPLPDEPANWPAAEPDEIAAADGLRDYGPLPDGAILGLTIDAIGIRNAPVWPDDSPYYLDRGVTHAPETSLPWSETPERNTYLAAHRIGYPQTGSRLLFYNLDKLRKGDRIVVFRPGGEEFTYRVTEKFTVDPTDSWVTGRFRGRDMVTLQTCTPVPTFEKRLIIRADRV; this comes from the coding sequence GTGTCCCGGTTGCCGGGCGATCCCCTGCTCCGGGCGGGGATGGTCGGGTTCGGTCTTGCTCTGGCCTTCGGGGTGGGGGTGCTGCTCTACGGGGTCTTTGTCCTCGGCGGCCCGGAGGAGCCCGTATCCGCCGCCGGGCAGACGGACGAGCCGACCTTCTCCCCGCTTGAGTTGCGGGAGCCCGAGCCGGTAAGCGTCCTTAGAGAACCAAGCCCCGCCGGAGACACCGGAGCCTCCTCCATCGCCCTCCCCGGCGACCCCGAACCGCCGGAAGAGCCGCCGCCCGAACCGACCACGGCCTCCGTCGCGCAGTCGCCGCTCCCTGACGAGCCTGCAAACTGGCCCGCCGCCGAGCCGGATGAGATCGCCGCCGCCGACGGCTTGCGGGACTACGGCCCGTTGCCGGACGGGGCGATACTCGGCCTCACAATAGACGCCATCGGCATCAGAAACGCCCCCGTCTGGCCGGACGACAGCCCGTATTACCTTGACCGGGGCGTAACCCACGCGCCCGAAACCTCGCTGCCGTGGTCAGAGACGCCGGAGCGCAACACCTACCTCGCCGCGCACCGCATAGGCTACCCGCAGACCGGGAGCCGGCTTCTTTTCTACAACCTCGACAAGCTCCGTAAAGGCGACAGGATAGTCGTATTTCGTCCGGGCGGAGAGGAGTTTACCTACCGTGTAACCGAGAAGTTCACCGTAGACCCGACCGACTCGTGGGTCACGGGCCGTTTCCGGGGGCGGGATATGGTCACCCTCCAGACCTGCACCCCTGTCCCGACCTTCGAAAAACGCCTGATAATCCGCGCCGACAGGGTCTAG
- a CDS encoding bifunctional acetate--CoA ligase family protein/GNAT family N-acetyltransferase, translating to MKRFESGDPAHDILGYERQQLDAIFKPENVALIGATERAGSVGRTIMWNLVSNPFGGTVFPVNPKRSNVLGIKTYQSVGEIPAQVDLAIIVSPASSVPGIIRECVEAGVRGAVVISAGFKETGEEGARLEAETLEEARKGRMRIIGPNCLGVMNPLGGLNATFAGSMARPGNVAFLSQSGALLTAILDRSFRENVGFSSIASVGSMLDVDWGDLIYYLGDDPKTQSIVVYMESIGNARSFLSAAREVALTKPIIVIKPGRTEAASKAAASHTGSLTGSDEVLDAAFRRSGVLRVDSISELFNMAETLSKQPRPRGPRLTVVTNAGGPGVLATDALITGGGELTEISPEAMENLNEILPAPWSHNNPIDILGDADPVRYAKALEKAADDRESDGLLVILTPQDMTDPTETAKALVPYAKSTKKPVLASWMGGPEVAGGVSILNGAGIPTFDYPDTAAQAFNNMWRYNYNLRGIYETPELADDGTIDRERAGEIVSGVRESGRTIFTEYESKELLSAYGIPTVETRIATSEDGAVGAAGDIGYPVVMKIHSETITHKTDVGGVRLNLKDEAAVREAYTAMERRILDEFSAEDFLGVTVQPMVDLSGYEVIIGSSVDPQFGPVLLFGSGGSLVEVYRDRALALPPLTTTLARRMMERTKIVEAFAGVRGRDPVDIAAVEKLLVKFSQLVVEQPWISELDINPLLASPERLLALDARVVLHPPETEERDLPRPAIRPYPTQYVTHEKLPGGEEITVRPIRPEDEPKMVEFHETLSDQSVYLRYFHMMRLDQRTAHDRLTRICFIDYDREMALVAERRNPETGETEIMGVGRLSRHGLHTGEAEFSVLIADPFQRKGLGTLLLARLLDVGKAEGLNHIKAEILMDNRPMQKISRNCGFSLRRDTEEMVVKADLDLLKTA from the coding sequence ATGAAGCGTTTCGAGAGTGGCGACCCCGCGCACGACATACTCGGCTACGAGCGTCAGCAGCTCGACGCCATCTTCAAGCCGGAGAACGTCGCGCTCATCGGGGCTACGGAGCGGGCCGGGAGCGTCGGGCGAACCATTATGTGGAACCTCGTCTCGAACCCGTTCGGCGGGACGGTCTTTCCGGTCAACCCGAAGAGGTCGAACGTGCTTGGGATCAAGACTTACCAGAGCGTCGGGGAGATTCCGGCCCAGGTAGACCTCGCCATCATCGTCTCGCCCGCGTCGTCGGTGCCGGGGATAATCCGCGAGTGCGTCGAGGCCGGGGTGCGCGGCGCGGTCGTTATCTCGGCCGGTTTCAAGGAGACCGGCGAAGAGGGCGCGAGGCTGGAGGCCGAGACGCTTGAGGAAGCCCGCAAGGGACGGATGAGGATCATCGGCCCCAACTGCCTCGGGGTGATGAACCCGCTGGGCGGCCTGAACGCAACGTTCGCCGGGTCCATGGCGCGTCCGGGGAACGTTGCGTTCCTCAGCCAGAGCGGCGCGCTCCTGACGGCCATCCTCGACCGTTCGTTCCGGGAGAACGTCGGGTTCTCCTCCATCGCCAGCGTCGGGAGCATGCTGGACGTTGACTGGGGCGACCTGATCTACTACCTCGGAGACGACCCGAAGACGCAGTCCATCGTCGTCTACATGGAGTCCATCGGGAACGCGAGGTCTTTTCTCTCCGCGGCGCGTGAGGTCGCGCTGACAAAGCCGATAATCGTTATAAAGCCGGGCCGGACCGAGGCGGCGAGCAAGGCGGCGGCGAGCCACACGGGTTCGCTCACCGGCTCCGACGAGGTGCTGGACGCGGCGTTCAGGCGCAGCGGCGTGCTGCGCGTCGACTCTATCTCGGAACTCTTCAACATGGCCGAGACCCTGAGCAAGCAGCCGCGCCCGAGGGGCCCGCGCCTGACGGTCGTCACGAACGCCGGCGGGCCGGGGGTTCTTGCTACGGACGCGCTCATCACGGGCGGCGGCGAGCTTACCGAGATATCCCCGGAGGCTATGGAGAACCTCAACGAGATACTCCCCGCGCCGTGGAGCCACAACAACCCCATAGACATCCTCGGGGACGCAGACCCGGTGCGCTACGCGAAGGCGCTCGAAAAAGCCGCCGACGACAGGGAGAGCGACGGTCTGCTCGTTATCCTTACGCCGCAGGATATGACCGACCCGACCGAGACGGCGAAGGCGCTTGTGCCGTACGCCAAGTCCACGAAAAAGCCCGTTCTCGCGAGCTGGATGGGCGGTCCGGAGGTTGCAGGCGGTGTCTCGATCCTCAACGGGGCGGGCATCCCGACCTTTGACTACCCGGACACGGCGGCACAGGCTTTCAACAACATGTGGCGCTACAACTACAACCTGCGCGGCATCTACGAAACGCCCGAGCTCGCCGACGACGGCACGATAGACCGCGAGCGGGCAGGGGAGATAGTCTCCGGCGTGCGGGAATCGGGGCGCACCATCTTCACCGAGTACGAGTCAAAGGAGCTGCTCTCGGCCTACGGCATCCCGACCGTTGAGACGCGAATCGCAACCTCCGAGGACGGGGCGGTCGGGGCCGCCGGGGACATCGGTTATCCGGTGGTCATGAAGATCCACTCCGAGACCATCACCCACAAGACCGACGTCGGCGGCGTCAGGTTGAACCTGAAGGACGAGGCCGCCGTGCGGGAGGCCTACACGGCGATGGAACGGCGCATCCTGGACGAGTTCTCGGCGGAGGACTTCCTCGGCGTAACGGTGCAGCCGATGGTCGACCTCTCCGGCTACGAGGTGATAATCGGGAGCAGCGTGGACCCGCAGTTCGGGCCGGTCCTGCTCTTCGGCTCGGGCGGCTCGCTGGTCGAGGTGTACCGGGACCGCGCGCTGGCCCTGCCGCCGCTCACGACGACGCTCGCCCGGCGGATGATGGAGCGCACGAAGATTGTGGAAGCCTTCGCGGGCGTTCGCGGGCGCGACCCGGTGGACATCGCGGCGGTAGAGAAGCTGCTCGTGAAGTTCTCGCAGCTCGTGGTGGAGCAGCCCTGGATCTCGGAGCTTGACATCAACCCGCTTCTCGCCTCGCCCGAGCGGCTCCTCGCCCTCGATGCCCGCGTGGTCCTGCACCCGCCGGAGACCGAGGAGCGCGACCTTCCGCGGCCGGCGATTCGTCCGTACCCGACGCAGTACGTAACCCACGAAAAGCTACCGGGCGGGGAGGAGATCACCGTCCGGCCCATCCGCCCCGAAGACGAGCCGAAGATGGTCGAGTTCCATGAAACCCTCTCGGACCAGAGCGTTTACCTGCGTTACTTCCACATGATGCGCCTGGACCAGAGAACGGCTCACGACCGACTCACGCGCATCTGCTTTATAGACTACGACCGCGAGATGGCCCTTGTCGCCGAACGCAGAAACCCCGAGACCGGAGAGACGGAGATCATGGGCGTAGGACGCCTTTCAAGGCATGGTCTGCACACCGGAGAGGCGGAGTTCTCCGTCCTTATAGCGGACCCGTTCCAGAGAAAGGGACTCGGTACGCTTCTGCTCGCAAGGCTCCTCGACGTCGGAAAAGCCGAGGGTCTGAACCACATCAAGGCCGAGATCCTCATGGACAACCGCCCGATGCAGAAGATCAGCAGAAACTGCGGCTTCTCACTCAGGCGAGACACCGAAGAGATGGTGGTGAAGGCCGACCTCGACCTTCTGAAGACCGCCTGA
- a CDS encoding GlsB/YeaQ/YmgE family stress response membrane protein, protein MGIISWIIFGLIAGVIAKLLMPGRDPGGCVITMLIGIVGAFVGGFLYELLTGVPQYTTFDIPSMITAILGAVVVLFIYRLLVGRAGR, encoded by the coding sequence ATGGGAATCATCAGTTGGATCATCTTCGGTCTCATAGCCGGGGTCATCGCCAAGCTCCTGATGCCGGGTCGCGACCCCGGCGGCTGCGTTATCACGATGCTGATCGGCATCGTCGGGGCGTTTGTCGGCGGCTTTCTATATGAGCTTTTGACCGGGGTTCCGCAGTACACGACCTTCGACATCCCGAGCATGATCACGGCGATCCTCGGCGCTGTAGTGGTTCTGTTCATCTACCGCCTCCTCGTAGGCCGGGCCGGGAGATAA
- a CDS encoding S8 family serine peptidase: MVLGRQFSTMVAALLVILLPVFVAGEATSLSPQGETSPEKEIGYNPAGEPVARGELIVVYKEDADKDVLFGEEPGRGTASFGEVRVEEELPALDAQVVEFSGLRESASRPEARALAGVKRELELNPVVEKVYYNYVRSGLAVPNDPGFVRQYGIKKVRFPATYGRYRDGVRVAVVDSGIERNHVDLRGKVVAGYDFRNDNATVEDLNGHGTFVSGIIAARTNNGVGVASGCPKCTLLAAKALDRDLLGYTSDIAQAINWSVDNGAKVVNLSLGSQAEKSIEEDAINRARSRGVVVTAAGGNYGTSVPVYPAAYPGAMAVAYTGPLDRTSSHSSYGDYIDVAAPGVDIYSTVPGGYATYSGSSFSAPHTAALAGVLMGQGRGSNATVKRVQATAADLGARGRDQRFGWGRIDAEKASRR, from the coding sequence GTGGTTCTCGGGAGGCAGTTCTCTACAATGGTCGCGGCGCTTCTCGTTATCCTGTTGCCGGTTTTCGTTGCGGGCGAGGCGACTTCGCTCTCACCGCAGGGCGAGACCTCGCCTGAGAAGGAGATCGGCTACAACCCCGCCGGGGAGCCCGTAGCGCGGGGGGAGTTGATCGTCGTCTACAAAGAGGACGCTGACAAGGACGTTCTTTTCGGGGAAGAGCCGGGACGGGGAACGGCTTCTTTCGGGGAGGTGCGGGTTGAGGAAGAGTTGCCCGCGCTGGATGCTCAGGTTGTAGAGTTCTCCGGTTTAAGAGAGAGCGCATCCCGCCCGGAGGCTAGGGCCCTGGCCGGGGTCAAGCGCGAACTGGAGCTGAATCCGGTGGTGGAGAAGGTCTACTACAACTACGTTAGGAGCGGCCTCGCGGTCCCGAACGACCCCGGTTTCGTACGGCAGTACGGGATAAAGAAGGTTCGTTTCCCGGCCACCTACGGACGCTACCGGGACGGGGTGCGGGTCGCGGTCGTGGACAGCGGCATCGAACGGAACCACGTTGACCTGCGTGGGAAAGTCGTTGCCGGTTACGACTTCCGCAACGACAACGCAACGGTGGAAGACCTGAACGGTCACGGCACGTTTGTCTCGGGCATCATCGCGGCGAGGACGAACAACGGGGTCGGGGTGGCGAGCGGGTGTCCGAAGTGCACGCTTCTGGCAGCGAAGGCTCTGGACAGAGACCTGCTCGGGTACACCTCGGACATCGCTCAGGCGATCAACTGGAGCGTGGATAACGGGGCGAAGGTCGTGAACCTGTCGCTTGGGAGTCAGGCCGAGAAAAGCATCGAGGAGGACGCGATAAACCGGGCGAGGAGCCGGGGCGTCGTTGTAACCGCCGCCGGAGGCAACTACGGTACAAGTGTTCCGGTCTACCCGGCGGCCTACCCGGGGGCGATGGCCGTCGCCTACACCGGGCCGCTGGACAGAACCTCGTCCCATTCAAGCTACGGCGACTACATAGATGTGGCCGCGCCGGGGGTCGATATCTACTCGACCGTGCCGGGCGGCTACGCGACCTACTCCGGCAGCAGCTTCTCCGCACCGCACACGGCGGCCCTGGCCGGGGTTTTGATGGGGCAGGGCCGGGGTTCGAACGCCACCGTGAAGCGCGTTCAGGCGACGGCGGCGGACCTCGGCGCGCGCGGCAGGGACCAGCGCTTCGGGTGGGGCAGGATAGACGCCGAAAAGGCGTCCCGAAGATAG
- the lipB gene encoding lipoyl(octanoyl) transferase LipB — translation MIEEKKPGSSKLDVRRLPGLTPYAGAWEMQREMVRLRKRDEVPDTLYLLEHHPVYTVGRSAGEDASNLGAGESHLRSVGAEVFWSDRGGDATFHGPGQLVGYPIIRLHTKDTHKYLRDLEEVVIRTLSDYGLSAWRHPDYTGAWLGTGGDSRKICAIGVKFSSGWVTSHGFALNVFTDLSWFERITPCGIKEFGVTTLERELGREVRMTEVEELVTEHFQDIFHPGSR, via the coding sequence GTGATCGAAGAAAAAAAGCCCGGCTCATCGAAGCTCGACGTGCGGCGACTGCCCGGCCTGACGCCATATGCCGGGGCCTGGGAGATGCAGAGGGAGATGGTGCGGCTCAGGAAGCGCGACGAGGTGCCGGATACGCTGTACCTGCTGGAGCATCATCCGGTCTATACGGTCGGGCGCTCGGCTGGTGAGGACGCGTCGAACCTCGGGGCGGGGGAGAGCCACCTAAGGTCGGTCGGGGCGGAGGTTTTCTGGAGCGACCGGGGCGGCGATGCGACCTTTCACGGGCCGGGGCAGCTGGTCGGGTACCCGATCATCAGGCTCCACACAAAGGACACTCACAAGTACCTGCGCGACCTTGAGGAGGTCGTTATCCGGACGCTCTCGGACTACGGGCTCTCGGCCTGGAGACACCCCGACTACACTGGCGCGTGGCTCGGGACCGGAGGTGATTCGCGGAAGATCTGCGCCATCGGGGTGAAGTTCTCTTCGGGCTGGGTAACGTCTCACGGCTTCGCCCTGAACGTCTTTACCGATCTCTCGTGGTTTGAGCGTATTACACCCTGCGGCATAAAGGAGTTCGGGGTTACGACCCTTGAGCGCGAACTCGGCCGTGAAGTGCGGATGACCGAGGTCGAGGAGCTCGTAACCGAACACTTCCAGGATATATTCCACCCCGGCTCGCGATAG
- a CDS encoding NAD(P)H-dependent flavin oxidoreductase, which yields MIRTDLTRLLGLRSPIVCAPMAGWSGGELAGAVSRAGGLGMIGVSGAATAEFIREQSELARKTADGDPFGLGLMTWAVEDRPELLEATLAQRPAAVSLSFGSPAPFAGEVRERGVLLFNQVQNHARAVEAAEAGVDVLVAQGTDAGGHTGSVGTMVLLQEVLEVGAGYGIPVVAAGGIATGRGVAGSLAMGAAGAWVGTRFSATRESLGSGAAKRKLLAARDTDTVHTRVFDLVQGIPWPEEFPGRAIQNDFTEKWHGREDELASDLDAARGRFAGPQREEPPYLYAGQAVGLIDDIPGAGEVLERLVREAEEQLKGVASLFSDEGEEQT from the coding sequence ATGATACGGACCGACCTCACGCGCCTGCTCGGCCTTCGATCTCCGATTGTATGCGCCCCGATGGCCGGGTGGTCGGGCGGGGAGCTTGCCGGCGCGGTGAGCCGGGCGGGTGGCCTCGGTATGATCGGAGTCTCGGGTGCGGCCACCGCGGAGTTTATCCGCGAACAGTCGGAACTCGCCCGGAAGACCGCCGACGGAGACCCCTTCGGACTCGGTCTGATGACCTGGGCCGTCGAGGATCGCCCGGAACTTCTGGAGGCGACGCTCGCTCAGAGGCCCGCTGCGGTATCGCTCTCCTTCGGTTCCCCCGCGCCGTTTGCCGGAGAGGTACGTGAGAGAGGCGTCTTGCTTTTCAATCAGGTGCAGAACCACGCACGGGCGGTCGAGGCGGCGGAGGCCGGAGTAGATGTGCTGGTGGCTCAGGGGACGGACGCGGGCGGGCACACGGGCTCCGTAGGAACGATGGTGCTGCTTCAGGAGGTTCTTGAGGTCGGTGCCGGGTACGGAATCCCCGTAGTGGCGGCGGGCGGCATCGCAACCGGTCGAGGTGTAGCGGGGTCGCTTGCGATGGGCGCGGCGGGGGCGTGGGTCGGGACGCGCTTCTCGGCTACCAGGGAATCACTCGGCTCCGGCGCGGCGAAGCGGAAGCTTCTCGCCGCCCGGGACACGGACACCGTACACACCCGGGTTTTCGATCTCGTGCAGGGCATTCCCTGGCCGGAGGAGTTCCCCGGACGCGCCATACAGAACGACTTCACCGAGAAATGGCATGGCCGGGAGGACGAGCTCGCCTCCGACCTCGATGCGGCTCGCGGGCGGTTCGCTGGTCCGCAGAGAGAAGAGCCCCCTTACCTCTACGCGGGGCAGGCCGTCGGCCTGATAGACGACATCCCGGGAGCCGGAGAGGTTCTGGAACGCCTCGTTCGGGAGGCCGAGGAGCAACTGAAAGGTGTGGCCTCGCTTTTTTCGGACGAGGGGGAGGAGCAGACGTGA
- the lipA gene encoding lipoyl synthase, which translates to MKHMWEGSSVSASPDGTPTEYLPFKQERGKHGRPEWLKAKAPDSPGYREIKETMRGMSLHTVCEEARCPNIGECWNNRTATFMILGNVCTRSCGFCAVLTGKPTELDLDEPRRVADAAKQMGLKHAVITSVNRDEQLDGGSGIFAATIRAIREEVPGCAVEVLTPDFKGRPESVQTVIDARPDTFNHNIETVPRLYAAVRPQAKYRRSLEVLRYAKSLNPEGLTKSGFMLGLGEVREEVIQTMQDLRDHDVDILTIGQYLRPSENHLPMVRYATPKEFAEYRKTGFEMGFSHVESGPLVRSSYHAHEQTEDARRGVASGVTSGASA; encoded by the coding sequence ATGAAGCACATGTGGGAAGGTTCGTCGGTCTCGGCGTCGCCGGACGGCACCCCGACCGAGTACCTGCCGTTCAAGCAGGAACGCGGCAAACACGGCAGGCCGGAATGGCTCAAGGCCAAAGCCCCGGACAGCCCGGGTTACCGGGAGATCAAGGAAACCATGCGCGGCATGAGCCTGCACACGGTCTGCGAGGAGGCCCGCTGCCCGAACATCGGGGAGTGCTGGAACAACCGGACCGCGACGTTCATGATCCTCGGCAACGTCTGTACGCGGTCCTGCGGCTTCTGCGCCGTCCTGACCGGCAAGCCGACCGAGCTGGATCTGGACGAGCCCCGCCGCGTCGCCGACGCGGCAAAGCAGATGGGGCTCAAGCACGCGGTCATAACTTCCGTCAACCGCGACGAGCAACTGGACGGCGGATCGGGCATCTTCGCCGCGACGATCCGGGCCATCCGCGAGGAAGTCCCCGGCTGCGCCGTCGAAGTTCTGACGCCGGACTTCAAGGGCCGCCCCGAGTCCGTCCAGACGGTCATAGACGCAAGACCGGACACCTTCAACCACAATATCGAGACCGTGCCGCGTCTCTATGCAGCCGTGCGTCCGCAGGCCAAGTACCGGCGTTCGTTGGAGGTGCTCCGGTACGCCAAGTCGCTCAACCCCGAGGGCTTGACGAAGAGCGGGTTTATGCTCGGCCTCGGCGAGGTGCGCGAGGAGGTCATCCAGACGATGCAGGACCTCCGCGACCACGACGTGGACATCCTCACCATAGGTCAGTACCTCCGGCCGAGCGAGAACCACCTGCCGATGGTGCGCTACGCAACCCCGAAGGAGTTTGCGGAGTACCGGAAGACGGGCTTTGAGATGGGCTTCTCCCACGTCGAGAGCGGGCCGCTCGTGAGGTCGTCGTACCACGCTCACGAGCAGACCGAAGACGCGAGGCGCGGTGTCGCTTCTGGTGTAACGAGCGGCGCGAGCGCCTAG